A DNA window from Daucus carota subsp. sativus chromosome 3, DH1 v3.0, whole genome shotgun sequence contains the following coding sequences:
- the LOC108212157 gene encoding probable pectinesterase/pectinesterase inhibitor 59, which translates to MATKIIALFFFCIFFSCVNTSQAIVVSDESLRNINSWCESTPHPEPCKYFLSHDLQVEPKDSGDFRRIMVEVALEKALKEQNGTDRLENRCDSKRRRAAWTDCNTLFQNTIYQLNQTLEALKKNTSVSFNFDAQTWLSAALTNIEVCRSGSVELNVTKFIAPIVSNNVSELISNSLAINGAPSADEDQGENNKDKDFPTWFTRKDRRLLRRRSWPSRANVVVAKDRSGKFSSVQAAINYAARVKKRDSRFIIYVKRGVYRENIVVPNTLSKIMLVGDGMRYTIITGSRSVGAGFTTYSSATAGIDGVGFIARSITFRNTAGPQKGQAVALRSASDLSVYYSCAFEGYQDTLFVLAQRQFYKSCYIYGTIDFIFGNAAAVFQNCIINVRRPLHGQINVITAQGRADPYQNTGISIHSSRIQAAPDLRPVVREFNTYLGRPWQQYSRTVVMNSFIDSLVNPQGWLAWQESNFAWNTLYYGEYNNFGPGSVTGKRVRWRGYHVIRSANEASKFTAAKLIAGQAWLASTGVPFYLGL; encoded by the exons ATGGCTACCAAGATCATagcattattttttttctgcatATTTTTTTCTTGTGTCAATACTTCCCAAGCCATAGTTGTCTCAGACGAATCGTTACGTAATATCAACTCCTGGTGCGAAAGTACACCCCATCCGGAGCCATGCAAGTATTTCTTGAGCCATGATCTACAGGTGGAACCAAAAGACAGCGGCGATTTCAGGAGAATAATGGTGGAAGTAGCTCTGGAGAAGGCCTTAAAAGAGCAAAATGGCACGGATAGGCTTGAAAATCGATGTGATAGCAAGAGGAGAAGAGCAGCGTGGACTGATTGCAACACATTGTTCCAAAACACAATTTATCAACTCAACCAAACCCTCGAAGCCTTGAAAAAAAACACAAGCGTTTCTTTCAATTTTGATGCGCAGACTTGGCTCAGCGCTGCCTTGACGAATATTGAGGTATGTCGTTCGGGTTCTGTAGAGCTAAATGTTACCAAATTCATAGCTCCCATTGTGTCGAATAATGTGTCAGAGCTGATTAGTAATAGCTTGGCAATCAACGGAGCTCCTTCCGCGGATGAGGATCAAGGagaaaataataaagataaagATTTTCCGACATGGTTTACTAGGAAAGACAGGAGACTCCTGCGAAGGAGATCATGGCCGTCGAGGGCGAACGTTGTGGTGGCCAAAGACAGGTCCGGGAAGTTTAGTTCAGTTCAAGCTGCTATAAATTATGCAGCAAGAGTGAAGAAGAGAGATTCGAGATTCATTATATATGTGAAGAGAGGTGTTTATCGCGAAAATATTGTTGTTCCGAATACGCTGAGCAAGATTATGTTGGTTGGCGACGGGATGAGGTACACAATAATCACTGGGAGCAGAAGTGTAGGTGCGGGATTTACAACCTACAGCTCTGCAACTGCAg GGATCGACGGAGTTGGCTTTATTGCACGTAGCATTACGTTCCGTAACACAGCTGGACCGCAGAAGGGACAGGCCGTGGCTCTTCGATCAGCATCTGATCTCTCTGTATATTATTCCTGTGCTTTTGAAGGATACCAGGACACTCTTTTTGTTCTTGCACAACGCCAATTTTACAAGTCATGTTACATTTACGGTACCATAGACTTCATCTTTGGAAATGCAGCAGCTGTGTTTCAGAACTGCATTATAAATGTCCGAAGACCGCTGCACGGCCAGATAAACGTCATAACGGCTCAAGGCCGGGCTGACCCGTACCAGAACACCGGTATTTCAATTCATAGCTCACGTATACAAGCTGCACCGGACCTTAGACCGGTGGTGAGAGAATTCAACACATACCTAGGACGTCCGTGGCAGCAATATTCGCGAACTGTTGTGATGAATTCCTTCATCGACAGCCTGGTGAATCCGCAAGGATGGTTAGCCTGGCAAGAATCGAATTTTGCTTGGAATACTTTGTATTACGGGGAGTATAATAACTTCGGGCCAGGTTCTGTCACCGGAAAAAGAGTCAGGTGGCGCGGCTACCACGTTATCAGAAGTGCGAACGAGGCATCTAAGTTCACAGCAGCGAAGCTTATAGCTGGTCAGGCCTGGTTAGCTTCCACTGGGGTGCCATTTTACTTAGGGCTATGA